TAAAGGATTTGCTGATGAATTAAAGACAACCGATAtgtacttttaaatatttaatatgtacACTATTCACTTTTAAAGATCAAACACATGATTTTTGGtaacatacaatataataaaacctttatattaaaaatgtataaaaataaaGTCTAAATAATGCAGAAGAGGACAAATTTAAATCCTTTCAGAAACATCACACAAAATAGAGCAGAAGATACCAACATGGTGCGACACATATAATAGTTAGTAGAAGTTTGAATTTCGCAACTATTTCATTTTGTTGCACTTTTGTTTTCTAAACCATTTTGATCATTTTGATGTAGTGTTTGATATAATCAACAAAATTAGAAATGATATTTAGTTTAGTCATAGTTTAACTGtgataaaaataagaattttatttaATCCCAATTGTATTTATAGTTGTATTATGTAatgagattttatttaattatagtttATTCATAATAATATAGACAATATACATTAACTTAATTTATTACCATGAGTCCTGGTAATTAATCTTGTATGAATAAACATGTCATTAAAAATAATCAATTGTTTGAATAGATTTCATTTTGTCTTTAGACTTGGAATCCTAGAGACATCTTAGTTTAAAAAAGACCTATATTAGTAGGAAAAAAACTATACTTAATATTTGCTCTCTTAATATACCCAATTTACCAGAACAAAtatatcaaatgatgaatattgagAGACACTCATGGCTAGAATTGATagattcaaaataaaacaatttaactAAATCCCCCAATCAAAAAACATGTCCAAAATTAACAAAATATACAAAATCACTTTTGTTAACACTATTTTAAGATTTTATCTATACTTGACAACAAAGCACTTTTGATTTTTCATAGTTAAAACTTAAAATAGATGATAAAAGAAATCAAAAGAGATTCTCATGTTGTTATTATTATCCATTTTTTTCCTATATAAAGTATCAACTATAAACAAATCACTATATATCCGTAAACCTTTTCCTTTTTATTCTCCTTTCATCATATCTTTTTCTTGCATATGCACAATGATTCTTCCTCTCCTTAGTACTTCCAAATCCTACCAACCCATTTCTATGGTTTTTTCTTGGATGTCACAATCCAAAATTTAACAaactgaaaaataataaaataataaaatggagAGTTCAATGAAATTAGGCATGATGGCTGTTTTTGCAGTTTCTGGAAGCATGGTTTTATTGGCTCATCAAGTTCATAAACGTATGCTATCCAATTTCATGAagcaatttgaaattgaaatgggaGGTATCATATATCCACacaaccaaaaaaaattaaatgctaAAATTTTCATTCTTCTTAAATTATGAATTTCTTACATggttggtttatttgtttttttctttttcttcaaggTAATGAGAAACATAATGAAGCAAAGAAAAAGGTGAGGTTTGCAAAAAAAATGAAGGGAGTTTCAATGGAGAACAAGAgtagtaataataacaataggGATGAGAGATTGGCTCAAAGGGTGAAAGCTGAACAAGTTTGGGTCATAGAGAATGCTTTGAAATCTGGTTGTGTGAAAAAATTGGAGGACACTATGCCTCCTAATAGGGCAGTTTTATATAGAGGGATTATGAATTATAGGCATGAAACTAGTAGTGGAAGAATTcgtttttgagtttttttaagaactagaatatgattcatgagaatttgtttttaaatatttattttgtgtgTGCGCGCGCACGCGTGTTTTAAAGATTTATGTATCATAATACCTCTACCATTGTAATATATGACAACAGTTTCAATAAATATGTGTTATACATCTAGCATTGAAATTGCAGTAAACAACATGTATATGCATGTCTCTGTATAAATGTATTAATTTAGTTGTTTTTAAGAGCTATGAAAACAAATAATGTCCAtgtcaaaaaaaataatgaatttttttaatataaacatCAATCTTTCTTATAGTATCCATTAACCTTTCTCTTCAGAGCCATTAATAGATTGCCCTTAAATATCATGAAGTCACAAAAGTAATATTACAAATAATCGGCAATTAAGTTATAAAATGTTAAGTACCTTATGTCATATAAGCTCCACAAAAGATAAATTGGTGTTTAATTAGTTCAATATGAAACCTTGCAAAAATGATTGTaatatagaaaatttctttggccacctccctatggggtcacccccagcgaaaatcccaaaatacccctgcttcggaaatgaacttccgaagcgcttttttttttttaaaaatttccttaattcggaagtgcatctccgaaaacacctcatggggggtgtctgcggagatgaacttccgaaaacacctttgttcagattttgggggatttcggaagttcatttccgaattatgcagaaactgtgtttttttttttaatgttttatctaaaacagtctcgcatttttattaaacgtaaacgccaaataaaataagcaatagataaactgaaaatactaatatgataaataaacaaaaaaaaatactaatccgatgaaaataatatatacaaaccgaaaaaaataaaaatagtgtgctaaagatacaatccgataacaaaaaatatataaacccgaccactactgggtgtgcctaaacctctcgccctgagacctcctctgccgcgtgtatgtcgccgcacgacccgcatcagtgacgatcatctccatcacggcgactgcctctggaccgccccgctccacgatacctcgatccaacgcgtcctgcccaatcatcgatatccgctggcagatcggcatgagatcaatggcgtgatcatcctcggcctgctggttctccaggatctcctcgtgtgctggcctaggagcgccgggaatgtcgggtctcagaagaggatgtgacacccggtagaaccatgtgacgtatccctcctcactgtgccagtcctgggtgacccgagtgagacggtactccagcggtaccacatgatcctcccaatgctcccatatggcagtgagctgcactcggttcacagtgtcgggagcagcctcaaagggtgacctgggtatccgctgcacgaatccgaactgacgcaagcaccgctcagggagatatcaaaccatgatgccggtcccgcaagccaaccagccagaataaagtgcaatgccgtcaaaggggacaatctgagcgtagtcgatgaacggcctccaggtgacgtcgtcgtgcagagtgcggtccaggtatccacggtatggtccaaccgcatcgttccccctctggagatcgtatctggcggccctgggcaaggcgtccacgtacgcaggatcgaggtggtagccgtggatgcgggagaagtaggagatgatccagctctgaaacagaaacaagataatgtattaaaattaaatacgaaacatatataaataaataaatacgataatgtattaaaataaaacgtaccgtaagcagtgtgcaggatccgaccaactgcctcgtcctctagttggaggcctcattcagcttctggtagagatatgccagagtagctgacccccagttccactggtgaacggtatccaggtccatgaaatagcggaggtaggccacgtcgacgtacctggcactcttgtccacaaagcatgcagcgcctaccacatgcatgtaccagcaccggagagcgcaaccgcggtggtactccctgaataggtcgttaccctcctgctcggcctcggccgccgcgtccaggtggaactcaaaatagaggctcagtgtgttgaaccggacatgacacccagaagtcgagacgcactccaggtgagcaacctcgtgcggcatgcccaaatagtgcatcatccactcaatggcctcgaccctctggatcctggagtggtccaacagccaCCCCCTGATggacaggtggagaagacactggacgtcatgcaaggtgatcgtcaactcccccaccggtaagtggaaagaagacgtctccttgtgccagcgctccacaaatgccccctgcatgccggtgctgatggtggtgtacccggtcatgcagagcccgctaagccctgaacctcgcacatggtcgttaaaccactgagctgctggtttaaacagaccaaaaatcttcctggagtggttcaccattttcaatggctctctctcctgttacaaaaaaaaaaacaaataagcgagaaataaacggtaaaattataaaaaatggtgacaaataaacggctaagttaaaaaaaatacctctccctcccagatccgccgagcgacgtgatcctggtagtgaatcagcagggaagtgtcaaaaggccctcccggatagctatccacctcctgctcctcctcctccccgactggagggtcaacatccggtatcacctcctcctcatcctcatcctcctcctctcgctggcgggaagaagatacctgagccagcctactcctagagcctgaagcagatgaactctccaccaagtcctgtggaacgcgcacacggcgtccccgaccccgtccctgggtcgacgccagctgcgtcgccgtccgctcgcgtctagccgacgcagtctgggactccctgccctgtctgatgcgtgctggctggttgcctgacatgttcctgtaaacaatcgaaatcgattaatatgcgagacaaatgaaaaaataaaaaaaaatgcacttctgatacagttcggaagttcatttccgaaactgggatggaggtgttttcggaaatgaacttccgaaacacccctgcgcagagcttttctgcaaccttcaatggcagaccccaaaatcaaaattcaaacctatgtatacacattctaaacatcctaaatatcactataaacctaacctaatacattttttgctatttgtaaacaccctaatatacattttaatcatagatcttaaaatcaaaatgcttacctattgaatagattggaggactttaaatgtaatagagcaagtagatggagcctttgaggtagcttggaattggtttgcacaaaaatctctttggggttgagtttgaagaagattagggtaaatgatttgggggagggggctgttttgcttaatctgcaaaacgcgcagtatttcggaaatgaacttccgaaaatgtgttttcggaaatgcatttccgaaataagttaaatttttaaaaaaaaaaaggcgttttcggagatgcatctccgaaaacacctttttcttacatttcggaaatgcatgaTTAACCTAACCGTTCGCCTGCAATCAAGCAGCGCCGACCACCAATA
The Vicia villosa cultivar HV-30 ecotype Madison, WI linkage group LG6, Vvil1.0, whole genome shotgun sequence genome window above contains:
- the LOC131613026 gene encoding uncharacterized protein LOC131613026, whose protein sequence is MESSMKLGMMAVFAVSGSMVLLAHQVHKRMLSNFMKQFEIEMGGNEKHNEAKKKVRFAKKMKGVSMENKSSNNNNRDERLAQRVKAEQVWVIENALKSGCVKKLEDTMPPNRAVLYRGIMNYRHETSSGRIRF